In Streptomyces sp. DG2A-72, one genomic interval encodes:
- a CDS encoding DUF1775 domain-containing protein has product MHRPTLVRSLCRSGALIAAAFVVAVATAGPAAAHAEVEAEGARALDQNVGLTFSAASESSSAGITKLEVILPKGITPGDITYKEGPDGWKLAPTSRGYTVSGPKLAVGEDAGYVVDVRQLPDAKSLVFKTLQSYSDGRVDRWIELEDTGGDDNGHGHGHPAPRLDLKPAAPGAKLVSPSPTEEPTTAAPSPDTSSGEPTTGTSTPPAEPAADSTEGNDGTPVAVPLGIGAAVLLLGGGAWWFRSRRSGSA; this is encoded by the coding sequence GTGCATCGCCCGACCTTGGTACGCAGTCTGTGCCGTTCCGGCGCCCTCATCGCGGCCGCGTTCGTGGTCGCCGTCGCCACCGCGGGGCCGGCCGCGGCCCATGCGGAGGTCGAGGCGGAGGGCGCCCGGGCCCTCGACCAGAACGTCGGGCTGACCTTTTCTGCGGCCTCGGAGTCGAGCTCCGCCGGCATCACCAAGCTGGAGGTGATCCTGCCCAAGGGCATCACACCCGGCGACATCACCTACAAGGAAGGCCCAGACGGCTGGAAGCTCGCCCCCACAAGCCGGGGCTACACCGTCTCCGGACCGAAGCTCGCCGTGGGGGAGGACGCCGGGTACGTCGTCGACGTGCGGCAGCTGCCCGACGCCAAGTCGCTGGTCTTCAAGACCCTGCAGAGCTACAGCGACGGCCGTGTGGACCGCTGGATCGAACTGGAAGACACCGGCGGGGACGACAACGGTCACGGCCATGGCCATCCCGCGCCCCGCCTGGACCTGAAGCCCGCAGCACCCGGCGCGAAGCTCGTGAGCCCCAGCCCCACGGAGGAGCCCACGACAGCCGCGCCCTCGCCCGACACCTCTTCCGGCGAGCCCACGACCGGGACGTCGACGCCGCCGGCGGAGCCCGCGGCGGACAGCACGGAAGGCAACGACGGCACGCCAGTCGCCGTCCCCCTCGGCATTGGAGCAGCCGTCCTCCTGCTCGGCGGCGGCGCATGGTGGTTCAGGAGCCGTCGTAGCGGGTCTGCTTGA
- the mtnB gene encoding methylthioribulose 1-phosphate dehydratase — MTHTAVDDGERVRVGGELAAVSRALYERGWMPGTAGNLSVRLPGGAALITASGRDKGDMTAEDMVVVRADTGEEAAPGLLRASAETTIHSAIYRTTDASAVIHVHSPYATAVACRTGHRTRLTSLRIERLELLKGLGLADPTRTEVPVFPNWPEVPRIAADVADHLAATPHAPPALLITDHGITTWGRDLAQARNRLECLESICQLLLLAGSALPAEGKEG; from the coding sequence ATGACTCATACCGCCGTCGACGATGGCGAACGAGTACGCGTCGGAGGTGAACTCGCGGCGGTCTCAAGGGCCCTGTACGAGCGCGGCTGGATGCCGGGCACCGCCGGTAACCTCTCGGTGCGCCTGCCCGGCGGGGCCGCCCTGATCACCGCCAGCGGCCGGGACAAGGGGGACATGACTGCCGAGGACATGGTCGTCGTGCGGGCGGACACGGGAGAGGAGGCGGCCCCGGGGCTGCTGCGGGCGTCGGCCGAGACGACGATCCACTCCGCGATCTACCGGACCACGGACGCGAGTGCGGTCATCCACGTCCACTCCCCATACGCCACGGCCGTCGCGTGCCGCACCGGCCACCGTACGCGCCTGACCTCGCTGCGCATCGAGCGGCTCGAGCTGCTCAAGGGCCTGGGCCTGGCCGACCCGACGCGCACTGAGGTTCCCGTCTTCCCCAACTGGCCCGAGGTTCCGCGGATCGCCGCGGACGTGGCCGACCATCTGGCTGCCACGCCACATGCACCTCCTGCCCTGCTCATCACCGACCACGGCATCACCACATGGGGACGCGACCTCGCCCAGGCCCGCAACCGGCTGGAATGCCTGGAATCGATCTGCCAGCTGCTGCTACTCGCCGGATCCGCGCTACCTGCGGAAGGAAAGGAAGGCTGA
- a CDS encoding Fur family transcriptional regulator, giving the protein MLKEQVATRSRQLHAGQSTDRLDGGNPPRITRQREAVLKALEELDVFASAQELHRFLHGRGNRVSLSTVYRTLATLERLDLVDAVRDDRGERSYRRRDAAEHQHYLLCRQCGHSVPISSESFETWLATVQQAHGFVEVQHTLDLVGLCRTCGYRRAAD; this is encoded by the coding sequence ATGCTCAAGGAGCAGGTCGCCACCCGGTCACGTCAACTCCATGCGGGGCAAAGCACTGACCGCCTTGATGGCGGAAACCCCCCTCGCATCACTCGGCAGCGGGAAGCCGTGCTCAAGGCGCTCGAAGAATTAGACGTGTTTGCCAGCGCCCAGGAGCTTCACCGGTTCCTACACGGCCGGGGCAATCGAGTCAGCCTGAGCACCGTGTACCGGACCCTCGCCACCCTGGAACGCCTCGATCTGGTCGACGCCGTGCGGGACGACAGAGGAGAGCGGTCCTACCGGCGTCGGGATGCCGCCGAGCACCAGCACTACCTGCTCTGCCGCCAGTGCGGCCACAGCGTGCCGATCTCCTCCGAATCGTTCGAGACCTGGCTGGCGACCGTCCAGCAGGCTCACGGATTCGTCGAGGTACAGCACACGCTCGATCTTGTCGGTCTGTGCCGCACCTGTGGCTACCGGCGAGCGGCCGATTGA
- a CDS encoding TauD/TfdA family dioxygenase, whose protein sequence is MLTSRRPSLGVVPARIDIGHGQEARRKLAHDGAVVLTGLEATADAPVVAAAAVLGQRLRQVFPLRQRQSQDGNPVHLHADSFDIVVDMGGVPHRRRDPDEDYVLIQCVQPPGSGGDSFLADAYRFVDDCTATDPDLWEFLTQADVDLYGAWGGLRGLPATPRVGRHVEYTRTGRRIVRRTDGAAPLHRDPDAEHIQTMLARFQETVRDMEGTLPRFRLAQGEILILDNYRCWHGREAHTGDRIVRILTLRSSDAR, encoded by the coding sequence ATGCTCACGTCCCGGCGCCCATCCCTCGGTGTCGTCCCTGCCCGCATCGACATTGGGCACGGTCAAGAAGCCCGCCGCAAACTCGCTCACGACGGTGCCGTCGTCCTGACCGGGCTCGAAGCCACCGCCGACGCGCCCGTCGTCGCCGCTGCCGCCGTTCTCGGCCAGCGGCTCCGGCAGGTGTTCCCCCTTCGCCAACGGCAGTCACAGGACGGGAACCCTGTCCACCTGCACGCCGACAGCTTCGACATCGTCGTCGACATGGGAGGTGTCCCGCACCGGCGACGTGACCCCGACGAGGACTACGTCCTCATTCAGTGCGTCCAGCCGCCGGGTTCAGGCGGGGACTCCTTCTTGGCCGACGCGTACCGATTCGTGGACGACTGCACGGCCACGGACCCGGATCTGTGGGAATTCCTCACCCAAGCCGACGTCGACCTCTACGGGGCCTGGGGCGGGCTGCGCGGGCTTCCCGCGACACCTCGCGTCGGCAGGCATGTGGAGTACACCCGCACCGGCCGACGCATCGTCCGCCGCACCGATGGCGCGGCCCCCCTGCACCGAGACCCGGACGCCGAACACATTCAGACCATGCTGGCCCGCTTCCAGGAAACGGTGCGCGACATGGAAGGAACCCTTCCGCGTTTTCGGCTCGCCCAGGGAGAAATCCTCATCCTGGACAACTACCGCTGCTGGCACGGCCGCGAAGCGCACACCGGCGACCGCATCGTCCGCATTCTCACTCTGCGCAGCAGCGATGCTCGCTAA
- a CDS encoding MFS transporter, with the protein MTSSPEATVSETDPRRRRSVLREAAFLRLWSGTTASGLATWALPFVLGLAVLDRSITPGGLGLVLAARTGGFLAAVPISGVLADRYSRRSVVLWAGLAAAVATPLIAVGLGRSAVLMAVAATVVGAGQGACRPAFQALAAEVVDAPRRQQANAAMTLAVRITTLVAPGLIAVLAAVLDAGALLLGTGLLWLAAALIPPAGTATAAVARERTSFITEFAEGVREARRHPWFLAGLAALTAVIATGYSATSVVLPLVSRDRYDTEAVLASATTGYVAGALAGALIIARWRPRAQGWTALASLACYGFAPLSLLLPVHPAVVVAAYVIAGLGLELFNVPWFTATQREVEPDKLARVSSLDFLLSYGLAPIGLALIAPAIDTFGAQAVLGTCALICFLAPAAAALAPGSRTFSRKAETPGPAKQQ; encoded by the coding sequence GTGACGAGCTCGCCCGAGGCGACCGTGTCCGAAACCGATCCGCGCCGCCGGCGGTCCGTCCTGCGGGAAGCGGCCTTCCTGCGGCTGTGGTCGGGCACCACCGCCTCGGGACTGGCAACCTGGGCACTGCCGTTCGTCCTCGGGCTCGCGGTGCTCGACCGCTCGATCACACCCGGGGGCCTCGGACTCGTCCTGGCCGCGCGCACGGGCGGATTTCTCGCTGCGGTTCCCATCAGTGGAGTCCTGGCCGACCGCTACTCCCGCAGGAGCGTCGTCCTCTGGGCCGGCCTGGCCGCCGCAGTCGCAACTCCCCTGATCGCCGTAGGACTCGGGCGGTCGGCAGTGCTCATGGCCGTCGCGGCCACCGTGGTCGGAGCCGGGCAGGGCGCCTGCCGGCCGGCGTTTCAGGCACTCGCCGCCGAGGTCGTCGACGCACCGCGGCGGCAGCAGGCCAACGCGGCGATGACCCTGGCAGTACGGATCACCACCCTGGTCGCACCGGGCCTCATAGCCGTGCTCGCGGCCGTCCTCGACGCGGGCGCACTGTTGCTGGGCACGGGACTGCTCTGGCTCGCCGCGGCGCTGATCCCTCCGGCAGGCACCGCTACCGCTGCTGTCGCCCGCGAACGTACGTCGTTCATCACCGAGTTCGCCGAGGGTGTCCGGGAGGCCCGCAGACACCCCTGGTTCCTAGCCGGCCTTGCCGCGCTGACCGCGGTCATAGCAACCGGCTATTCCGCGACCAGCGTTGTGCTGCCGCTGGTCAGCCGGGACCGCTACGACACCGAGGCGGTCCTGGCGTCGGCAACCACCGGTTACGTCGCGGGCGCCCTCGCCGGAGCCCTGATCATCGCCCGCTGGCGTCCCCGCGCCCAGGGCTGGACCGCACTCGCCAGCCTGGCCTGCTACGGCTTCGCACCGCTCAGCCTGCTGCTCCCCGTACACCCCGCGGTGGTGGTCGCCGCCTACGTCATCGCCGGCCTGGGCCTCGAACTGTTCAACGTGCCCTGGTTCACCGCCACCCAGCGTGAGGTCGAGCCGGACAAGCTGGCCCGTGTGTCCTCCCTCGACTTCCTGCTCTCCTATGGCCTGGCCCCGATCGGACTCGCACTCATCGCCCCGGCGATCGACACCTTCGGTGCCCAGGCTGTCCTCGGCACCTGCGCACTGATCTGCTTCCTCGCCCCGGCCGCGGCCGCGTTGGCCCCCGGTTCCCGCACCTTCTCCCGCAAGGCCGAAACACCGGGGCCTGCGAAGCAGCAGTGA
- a CDS encoding ABC transporter substrate-binding protein: MRHPARLGVALALAFSAVGCAASEDDAPSTDKAGAQATTVTSCGEKLSFADQPERAVTLDQSSTETLLELGLADRMAGTSNLKTKVGQEYQDAYTKVPVLSPEILTGEQLRAATPDLVVSSFTDLYSKDRVGTREELSELDLPSYVSAVDCPKQNGPGKTPFDLLFDDYKNLGKVFGVEGRATKLIEEQRAVVEKAAEAGDEVKGEPTVVWLYSVYNGLPYVAGKGGMPSEMSKLVGAKNAFDDVDEDWPEVSWEEIADRDPDFIVIGDLPERGAPGDSAEEKRAMMRKDPVMSKLTAVRKDRVIEVPGIEMDPSVRTVNTLRLLTEGMKDIGYVR; encoded by the coding sequence ATGCGCCACCCCGCCCGCCTCGGCGTCGCCCTGGCCCTCGCTTTCTCGGCTGTGGGCTGCGCGGCCTCCGAGGATGATGCGCCCTCAACGGACAAGGCCGGGGCGCAGGCGACGACCGTCACGAGTTGCGGTGAGAAGCTGTCTTTCGCCGATCAGCCCGAGCGGGCCGTCACGCTGGACCAGTCCTCCACCGAGACCCTGCTGGAGCTCGGACTCGCCGACCGGATGGCAGGCACGTCCAACCTGAAGACGAAAGTCGGCCAGGAGTACCAGGACGCTTACACGAAGGTCCCGGTGCTCAGCCCCGAGATCCTCACCGGTGAGCAATTGCGTGCAGCCACTCCGGACCTGGTTGTGTCGTCCTTCACCGACCTGTACTCAAAGGACAGGGTCGGCACGCGCGAGGAGCTGAGCGAGCTCGACCTGCCCTCCTACGTCAGCGCGGTCGACTGCCCGAAGCAGAATGGCCCCGGCAAAACCCCCTTCGACCTCCTCTTCGACGACTACAAGAACCTCGGGAAAGTGTTCGGTGTAGAGGGTCGCGCCACCAAGCTCATCGAGGAGCAGCGGGCCGTGGTCGAGAAGGCGGCCGAGGCCGGCGACGAGGTCAAGGGTGAGCCGACCGTCGTATGGCTGTACTCCGTCTACAACGGACTGCCCTACGTCGCCGGTAAGGGCGGCATGCCCAGCGAGATGAGCAAGCTCGTGGGAGCGAAAAACGCCTTCGACGACGTCGACGAGGACTGGCCCGAGGTCTCCTGGGAGGAGATCGCCGACCGTGACCCAGACTTCATCGTCATCGGTGATCTGCCCGAGCGAGGAGCACCGGGTGACAGTGCCGAGGAGAAGCGCGCGATGATGCGGAAGGACCCGGTGATGTCCAAACTGACGGCGGTCCGGAAGGACCGCGTCATCGAGGTGCCCGGCATCGAGATGGACCCCTCGGTGCGCACCGTGAATACCCTGCGGCTGCTGACGGAGGGCATGAAGGACATTGGGTATGTCCGCTAG
- the mtnA gene encoding S-methyl-5-thioribose-1-phosphate isomerase, producing MISPRLLSSLSWDDGRVVAVDQRALPHEYRLLRLETVDQLIEAITSLAIRGAPAIGLAGALGVALSAHRHSSDGRADEASVKADAARLSAARPTAVNLAWAVRRAVARLADGPEAVLAEAMAMLEEDATVNRVAVVRAADLVESLVPDRPVRILTHCNTGRLATAAVGTALGAILELRERGRVAEVLVDETRPLLQGARLTAWELGEARVPYRLCVDSAAAAAMARGMVDCVLAGADRIAANGDVANKIGTYGLAVAAARHGIPFVIVAPESSWDRELADGSGIVVEERDSSEVTGFAGIEAAPAGAAVFNPAFDVTPAELVTAIVSEDRVFRPHGSHRTSCPSEVSE from the coding sequence GTGATATCGCCACGCCTGCTCTCGTCGCTCTCGTGGGACGACGGTCGCGTCGTCGCGGTCGATCAGCGGGCATTGCCGCATGAATACCGCCTGCTACGACTCGAGACGGTGGACCAACTGATCGAGGCCATCACGTCACTCGCCATTCGCGGAGCGCCCGCCATCGGTCTGGCCGGTGCCCTGGGGGTGGCGCTCTCCGCCCACCGGCACAGCTCGGACGGCAGGGCCGATGAGGCATCCGTAAAGGCCGATGCCGCGCGGCTGTCCGCCGCCCGGCCCACCGCCGTCAACCTGGCGTGGGCCGTCCGCCGGGCCGTCGCGCGGCTCGCCGACGGGCCCGAGGCCGTCCTCGCCGAAGCCATGGCCATGCTGGAGGAGGACGCCACGGTCAACCGGGTCGCCGTCGTACGGGCCGCCGACCTGGTGGAGTCGCTGGTCCCGGACCGGCCCGTGCGCATCCTCACCCACTGCAACACAGGTCGCCTGGCAACCGCCGCTGTCGGCACCGCACTTGGCGCGATCCTTGAGTTGCGCGAGCGCGGCCGGGTCGCCGAGGTGCTCGTGGACGAGACCCGGCCGCTGCTCCAGGGCGCTCGGCTCACCGCATGGGAGTTGGGTGAGGCACGCGTGCCGTACCGGCTGTGCGTGGATTCCGCCGCTGCCGCTGCCATGGCCCGGGGGATGGTGGACTGCGTGCTGGCGGGGGCCGATCGCATCGCCGCGAACGGGGATGTGGCGAACAAGATCGGCACGTATGGTCTCGCGGTCGCCGCCGCGCGGCACGGCATTCCCTTCGTGATCGTCGCTCCGGAGTCCTCCTGGGACCGCGAGCTGGCCGACGGTTCGGGGATCGTGGTCGAGGAGCGCGACTCGAGCGAAGTGACGGGATTCGCGGGAATTGAGGCCGCCCCCGCTGGTGCCGCCGTGTTCAACCCCGCTTTCGATGTCACCCCGGCCGAGTTGGTCACCGCGATTGTCTCCGAGGACCGGGTGTTCCGGCCCCACGGTTCGCACCGCACGAGTTGTCCGAGCGAGGTGTCGGAATGA
- a CDS encoding class I SAM-dependent methyltransferase, whose product MEPCELAAGLADGAESFDRLFSALWSSIGAATVKAARLRPGVHVFDACCGSGASAILAAEEIGPHGVIDAVDLAEPLLERGRAQATVRGLGNVRFVHGDVLDWPAPHGGYDAVVCSLGIFSFPDMAAGTERLLRLLRPGGRLAATIWARGALEPLPELIHRAVLPERPYLADAPRPVNPLEPIGTPESFRDWLAARSLSSVGVQCLPLALPGDPDLLWSLVLGTGFRGLLGGLPVAAVERVRRRFTAGLLAEGRDAIDFSALVGTGTLRRVALPRRPGGARPLLTTGEPIRSAPQIG is encoded by the coding sequence ATGGAGCCGTGCGAGCTGGCCGCCGGATTAGCAGACGGGGCCGAGAGCTTCGACCGATTGTTCAGCGCGTTGTGGTCGTCGATTGGTGCCGCGACCGTCAAGGCTGCACGACTGCGCCCCGGTGTGCACGTGTTCGACGCATGCTGCGGCTCGGGGGCGTCCGCGATCCTGGCCGCGGAGGAGATCGGCCCGCACGGCGTGATTGACGCAGTAGACCTCGCGGAGCCCTTGCTTGAGCGTGGCCGGGCCCAGGCCACGGTCCGCGGTCTCGGCAACGTGCGGTTCGTGCACGGCGACGTCCTCGACTGGCCTGCACCGCACGGTGGTTACGACGCCGTGGTGTGTTCGCTCGGGATCTTCTCCTTCCCCGACATGGCGGCAGGAACAGAGCGACTGCTGAGGCTCCTGCGGCCTGGCGGCCGGCTGGCCGCGACCATCTGGGCCCGGGGCGCGCTCGAACCGCTGCCTGAGCTGATCCATCGGGCCGTCCTACCAGAACGGCCGTACCTTGCCGACGCCCCACGGCCGGTCAACCCGCTCGAACCCATCGGCACGCCTGAGTCATTCCGGGACTGGCTCGCTGCCCGCTCGCTGTCATCCGTCGGCGTGCAGTGCCTCCCGCTCGCTCTGCCCGGCGACCCGGACCTGCTGTGGTCTCTGGTGCTCGGCACCGGGTTCAGGGGCCTGCTCGGCGGCTTGCCCGTCGCCGCGGTGGAACGCGTCCGCCGGCGGTTCACGGCGGGCCTGCTCGCCGAGGGCCGGGACGCGATCGACTTCTCCGCGCTCGTAGGCACGGGGACTCTCCGCCGCGTCGCTCTGCCCCGCCGCCCCGGAGGCGCCCGCCCCTTGCTGACCACCGGCGAGCCCATCAGATCGGCACCACAAATCGGTTGA
- a CDS encoding ABC transporter ATP-binding protein translates to MRITVERLTWSVSDKTIVHDVSLDIAPGETVGLIGPNGSGKSSLLRCLAGLRSPASGTVRYDGEPITGWSARRIAQHVAFVEQATDTDSDLRIADVVGLGRTPFRDRWRGPDDTDRAVIAAALTRVGLTDLSDRAWKSLSGGERQRAHIARALAQQPWSILLDEPTNHLDVKHQLELMELLAGTDQTVLVALHDLSLAARYCDRLLLMDHGRLVAAGPPKDVLSPDRLAGVFEVNAEIGLDSMGNLAVSCRGVAPRAGHGRAAAEPA, encoded by the coding sequence GTGAGGATCACCGTTGAACGACTGACCTGGTCGGTGTCGGACAAGACCATCGTCCATGACGTCAGCCTGGACATCGCCCCGGGCGAGACGGTCGGGCTGATCGGCCCCAACGGCTCCGGCAAGTCCTCACTGCTGCGCTGCCTCGCAGGCTTGCGTTCCCCGGCGTCCGGCACGGTCCGGTACGACGGTGAGCCGATCACGGGCTGGAGCGCCCGACGGATCGCCCAGCATGTCGCCTTCGTCGAGCAGGCCACCGACACCGACAGCGACCTGCGGATCGCCGACGTCGTCGGCCTCGGCCGCACTCCCTTCCGGGACCGATGGCGCGGCCCGGACGACACCGACCGCGCCGTCATCGCGGCCGCGCTCACCCGCGTCGGACTGACCGACCTGTCCGACCGGGCCTGGAAATCGCTCTCCGGCGGCGAGCGGCAACGCGCCCACATCGCCCGCGCCCTGGCCCAGCAGCCCTGGTCCATCCTGCTCGACGAGCCGACCAACCACCTCGACGTGAAGCATCAGTTGGAGCTCATGGAGCTGCTGGCCGGCACAGATCAGACGGTGCTGGTGGCCCTGCACGACCTGTCGCTGGCCGCACGGTACTGCGACCGGCTGCTGCTCATGGACCACGGGCGCCTGGTCGCCGCGGGGCCGCCCAAGGATGTACTGAGCCCGGACCGGCTGGCGGGAGTCTTCGAGGTCAACGCGGAGATCGGCCTCGACAGCATGGGCAACCTCGCGGTCTCCTGCCGCGGTGTCGCGCCGCGAGCCGGCCATGGGCGGGCGGCGGCCGAGCCCGCGTAG
- a CDS encoding iron ABC transporter permease, whose amino-acid sequence MSASPAAAPGPVDLLHPTARRDGQAAPARTSAASPKPGPSTLSQATLLLLGVAALVASVAVSVRIGTADVGYADLARTLGSRLGLDVEPLPRLLDSLIWDLRLPRVLMAALVGASLAVCGAVLQAVTRNALADPYLLGVSSGASTGAVAVVVLGVGAGAIGVTGGAFVGAMLSFGLLLLLLRRTALDSVRIVLTGVVVWQLFTALTSLILMASGDADATRAITHWLLGSMAPARWESVVVCAAVTLAGLVVVWLHSTALDGFSFGADTASSLGIDVRTTRRVLLVVTAILTSVAVATVGAIGFVGLIVPHGVRFLVGPLHRALLPFSALAGAIFLVWTDALARIAFAPQEVPVGVFTALLGVPLFLLILRKRGEL is encoded by the coding sequence ATGTCCGCTAGTCCGGCAGCCGCTCCGGGCCCGGTGGATCTGCTGCACCCCACGGCCCGCCGGGACGGGCAGGCCGCGCCCGCCCGCACGTCGGCCGCCTCACCGAAGCCCGGCCCCTCCACGCTGTCCCAGGCGACGCTGCTTCTCCTCGGAGTGGCGGCCCTGGTCGCCTCGGTGGCGGTGTCGGTACGGATCGGCACTGCCGACGTCGGTTACGCCGACCTGGCCAGGACGCTGGGCTCCCGTCTGGGCCTGGACGTCGAGCCGCTGCCACGGTTGCTCGACTCGCTCATCTGGGACCTGCGCCTCCCGCGCGTCCTGATGGCGGCGCTGGTCGGCGCCTCGCTCGCGGTGTGCGGCGCAGTGCTGCAGGCCGTGACACGCAACGCGCTGGCCGACCCCTACCTGCTGGGCGTCTCCTCGGGGGCGTCGACCGGCGCCGTGGCGGTGGTCGTTCTCGGCGTCGGCGCAGGCGCGATCGGGGTGACCGGCGGGGCGTTCGTCGGCGCGATGCTCTCCTTCGGTCTGCTGCTGCTCCTGCTGCGGCGCACTGCACTGGACTCGGTACGGATCGTGCTGACGGGGGTGGTCGTGTGGCAGCTGTTCACGGCGCTGACCTCGCTGATCCTCATGGCATCCGGCGACGCCGACGCCACCCGCGCGATCACCCACTGGCTGCTCGGCTCGATGGCCCCGGCCCGCTGGGAATCGGTCGTCGTCTGCGCGGCCGTCACCCTGGCCGGCCTGGTGGTGGTCTGGCTGCACTCCACCGCCCTCGACGGATTCTCCTTCGGCGCCGACACCGCCTCATCGCTGGGCATCGACGTCCGCACGACGCGGAGGGTGCTGCTCGTGGTGACGGCAATCCTGACCTCGGTCGCCGTCGCCACCGTGGGCGCCATCGGATTCGTTGGACTGATCGTGCCGCACGGCGTCCGGTTCCTCGTCGGACCGCTGCACCGGGCGCTGCTCCCCTTCTCCGCACTGGCAGGCGCGATCTTCCTGGTGTGGACCGACGCCCTCGCCCGGATCGCCTTCGCCCCTCAGGAAGTCCCGGTTGGCGTCTTCACCGCCCTGCTCGGCGTGCCCCTGTTCTTGCTCATCCTGCGCAAACGAGGTGAGCTGTGA
- the metK gene encoding methionine adenosyltransferase, with amino-acid sequence MSRRLFTSESVTEGHSDKIADQVSDTILDALLQEDPRSRVAVETLITTGLVHVAGEVTTKAYAPIATLVRNKILEIGYDSSTKGFDGASCGVSVSIGAQSADIAQGVDTAYERRVGGAAQSAEADDLDTQGAGDQGLMFGYACDETPELMPLPIHLAHRLSRRLSEVRKNGTLPYLRPDGKTQVTIEYDGDKAVRLDTVVVSSQHASDIDLESLLAPDIREFVVEAELKALLDEGIKLDTEGYRLLVNPTGRFETGGPMGDAGLTGRKIIIDTYGGMARHGGGAFSGKDPSKVDRSAAYAMRWVAKNVVAAGLASRCEVQVAYAIGKAEPVGLFVETFGTATVDAEKIEKGISEVFDLRPAAIIRDLDLLRPIYAQTAAYGHFGREIPDFTWERTDRVDALPAAAGI; translated from the coding sequence ATGTCTCGCCGGCTGTTCACCTCGGAGTCCGTGACCGAGGGCCACTCCGACAAGATCGCTGACCAGGTCAGCGACACGATTCTCGACGCGCTGCTCCAGGAGGACCCAAGGTCCCGGGTCGCCGTGGAGACCTTGATCACCACGGGCCTGGTGCACGTGGCCGGCGAGGTGACGACCAAGGCGTATGCGCCGATCGCCACGCTCGTTCGGAACAAGATCCTTGAGATCGGCTACGACTCCTCGACGAAGGGCTTCGATGGCGCCTCCTGTGGGGTGTCGGTGTCCATTGGTGCCCAGTCCGCTGACATCGCGCAGGGTGTTGACACCGCGTACGAGCGTCGGGTCGGCGGTGCCGCCCAGAGTGCGGAGGCTGATGATCTGGACACGCAGGGCGCGGGCGACCAGGGCTTGATGTTCGGCTACGCGTGCGACGAGACGCCCGAGTTGATGCCGCTGCCGATCCACTTGGCGCACCGGCTCTCGCGCCGCCTGTCCGAAGTGCGGAAGAACGGCACCCTCCCCTACCTGCGTCCGGACGGCAAGACCCAGGTCACCATCGAGTACGACGGCGACAAGGCCGTCCGCCTCGACACGGTGGTGGTCTCCTCACAGCACGCGAGCGACATCGACCTGGAGTCCCTGCTTGCCCCCGACATCCGCGAGTTCGTCGTGGAGGCGGAGCTGAAGGCGCTCCTGGACGAGGGCATCAAGCTCGACACCGAGGGCTACCGGCTCCTGGTCAACCCCACCGGCCGGTTCGAGACCGGTGGCCCGATGGGCGACGCGGGCCTGACAGGCCGGAAGATCATCATCGACACCTACGGCGGCATGGCCAGGCACGGCGGTGGCGCCTTCTCCGGCAAGGACCCGTCCAAGGTGGACCGTTCGGCCGCCTACGCAATGCGCTGGGTGGCGAAGAACGTGGTGGCGGCCGGTCTCGCCTCGCGCTGCGAGGTGCAGGTCGCGTACGCGATCGGCAAGGCCGAGCCGGTCGGCCTGTTCGTGGAGACCTTCGGCACGGCCACGGTGGACGCCGAGAAGATCGAGAAGGGTATCAGCGAGGTCTTCGACCTCCGCCCCGCCGCGATCATCCGAGACCTGGACCTGCTGCGCCCGATCTACGCCCAGACCGCGGCATACGGCCACTTCGGCCGTGAGATCCCCGACTTCACCTGGGAGCGCACCGACCGTGTGGACGCGCTGCCGGCGGCCGCAGGCATATGA